Part of the Hevea brasiliensis isolate MT/VB/25A 57/8 chromosome 16, ASM3005281v1, whole genome shotgun sequence genome is shown below.
TTGCACTCTGTGTTGCACTTGAAAGTTTCAAATGCCAAGCAACAAATCAAGTAATCAACCATTCACATTTGTTAGTAGAGAAGAATTGTGTTGGATAGTCAGCCTAGCCAGTGAAAAGCCATTTCTTAAACCTTCATGAACATGAACACCTTAACTCCACAATCTAACACGACAACTTTTTGTAAAGGCCCTAAATAGAGTTATATGGCAACCAAGATTAATATGTTCTAATCTGAGATTAGGATGTGAGCTATATTTGGGTCTCGAGTACCCTGATTACGTTCTAACTCTTTTTTTCTTCATTTGTTCTGCATGAAGGAATGGGAATATATGATGCAATGAAATTGTGCAAGGCTGATGTTTCAACTATTTGCCTGGGGCTTGCTGCATCTATGGGAGCATTTCTTCTTGCTTCTGGTTCCAAAGGCAAAAGGTTCTGCATGCCCAATGGGAGAGTGATGATCCATCAGCCACTTGGAACTGCTGGAGGCAAAGTAAGTATTTAATTGCTGCTTGTGTTTTTATTCTTTTGTCTAGGAGTCCTTATACTAAGAGATGCAAATGTTTACAATCCATAGACTTGATATTTCAATTTCttcaatttgaaattcaaagcaGTGATAATGTTACAAATCCTTTCCCTTCCAAGCGAAGAGCTCTTATGATATTCAACCTAAAACTTGACTCTCAGTCTCAGAAAGTGAATTATATGAGGATGAGGCTATTTCCAACTACTTTTACGTACATGAATGCTATACCAAAATGATGCCTTTCTATTTGGTATCTTAAGCTCCCATGAGAAGAATTTGAAACAGGAATGTTGCCATTTGATGCAATTATTTTTAGAAAGCTCAGTTGTATGGTATCAAAAAATTTTTTCTTCCATTGTCTTATGATGTTTTTCAAGTATTGGTTCAAAGGGTTGGAGTTTATACGTTGTCACTCttgagttctttttcatgattcatATGAGTTGATAGAGGTGGAATGGGTGGTGGATAACTTTCTTTGATGTTTGGCTCTCACAGGTCTTCATTTGTGCTGTTTCTGTTGTTTTCTTGGGCAAATAACTAATCTCAGTTAAAGATTTGCTCTTTGATGTGGTGGATTTGGGATTTGAATAAGAGCATTGTAGGTttccagaattgaatccctttgcTATGTTTTGTTGTGCTTGTAAATTGAAAGGGTAATTGCCATGCCAACCCACTAGCACTTTGGTTAGGTTAGGTGGCAATATAGTTGGTCTTTGGTCATATTGTGTTTCCAAAATTGTTTCTTGACCTTGGTTTAAGTAAATAATTTTGTGACATTAGGAACCAATCTCTTTGTATTAAACACAATGTTTTTTTAAGAAAATGTGAACATTAGAAAAATGTTGAACTTTTTGCATTCTTTCCGATCAGGTTGGCCTATTTAGATTTTCAAGCTATAGAACTATCTTTTATGTATGAATGCCTAATTAAGCCCAACTCACGCATACTTTTTTTATAGGCTACTGCTTTGATTTGATAATGGggcaaaaagaaaaggagagagagagaaaagatgaagaaactTCCCTGAACTTTAGACCTTTGgaatcattagattttcaatagctAAAGATgaaaactcataattatttttggGGGTTGAATAACCTTGATTTTTGGGGGTTGAATAACCTTGATTTTTGTATCTTTTAATTAACAAGTGTTGATTTACATTGTGTCATCCTGGTACAATTTGATCCTTTAAAAGATTCTGAACTTATCCTTGCTTTTTTGCATAAGCTTTATTTCAGTAGTATTCAGAGGTTTCAGCACGATATGGGTTTATATGTTGGTGTTGGAAGAATGCTAAATGGTATTAAGGTGGTTTCTCAAAACTTCTTGACATGTCTTCTTGAGCAATTGTATTATTTGGTCTCAGGCAACAGAGATGAGCATACGGATAAGAGAAATGAATTATCACAAGATTAAGCTTAACAAGATACTGTCGAGAGCTACTGGGAAGCCTGTAGAGCAGGTTAAGCATGAAATGACATTGCCTTCTCTTTCATCCTCCAATTGTATCTCTGGTTTGTTTTAAACTAAACCTTTCATTTGTTATCCACAGATTGAAGTTGACACTGATCGTGATAATTTCATGGATGCTTGGGAAGCTAAAGAATATGGGCTGGTAGATGCAGTCATCGATGATGGAAAACCAGGACTGGTTGCGCCTCTTGCAGATGCTTCACCTCCACCAAAGACACGGGTGTGGGATCTTTGGAAAgttgaagggagcaagaaagCTAGGAAAAATCTGCCCTCAGAGCAGAAAATTTTGGACAATGGATATGTGGGGGTTCAAGGAGGTGATGAGGATAGAGGAACGGACCAGGAAAGGGAAGAACCTACTTCTACGTAATATTTGACTTTTCTTTTACCTCTCAAAGCAGTCTTGCCTTGCAAGATTTGGAATTAGTGAAGTTTCTGAGTATAAATTTTGAGAGAAATGTAGGGAACATGATCTTTATAAATTTAACACATTTATAAGAACGTTCAAATTTCCTTCAAAATACTTGTGTTTTTGTGGAGAATTTTCTAAAGCTCAGATAACATTTTATccgattcctttttttttttggtatattTGAAATTATctgaatcttaattttaatttttctttaaaaaaaaaacgcTTTGGCATAAATTTTTGTTAAATATGTGAATTAGAAAATGTTGCTGCCTTCTTCTACACCCGATCTTCGCTATCTCCGACTGTGGAGTCACTCGCTTGTCTACTTCCAATCGGAAAGCATCCTTTTGTCTCCAATTTCACCACCGGAGTCTCACCTTAGTTCCGAGTGCAGAATTGCCAAGATTGCCTGTAATTCGGTGCTCGGCAATAAATTCCAACGGCGGCAAAACCTTCAAAACATGCAAGAACTGCAAAACCCAATTCGACCCTTCTCTCAATCACCCTCGCGCTTGTCGCTTCCATGCTGCCCATTTTGGAGGTGACCCACATCCGCTCTCAAGACTTCAGTAGTTTCTAATTGACTAGGGTGATGTCAGATGATCTATTAATTAACGCTTTCCTCGCTCTGTAAGCGGATATTAATTAGAATCTTGCGTTGGAAGGGGATTGGATTGAATGCATGCAAATTGCAATGTACCGGAATTGATATAGTAATCCCATCTGCATTGGCACTAGGACTGAATTAGGTGGAGTTGAGTTCAGTTTTTCAAGATTTGCATGTGGGCATTGGATTGTTGACACGGGATGAATTTGTTTCTGCGATTGTTTCCAGTATAAAGAATATCTTGAAGatgtattttttttgttttttttcctGTAATTTTGCTTTTCCTACAGACCATGTTTACTAATGTTTGTACCTTGCTCCGAATTTACCTTTTTTAGGGGAAACAAAGAGGAAGTTTGAGAGTGTGTACACTGGTGGCATAATGGATACTCCTGACTCGTTTTTCAGTATTGGCATTGCTGTGGATCTGAAGATCCTTTTGACCCTGGGTGTGCTGCTGCTCCTTACTCCTCTTATGATGACTGATATAGTTGACAATCTTTCTACAAACAAAACAAAGTTCTGTTCTTTGGTATGAAACTCTCCATTGTTGCTTACATGTGCTTTCCATTTGTAAATGCTCAACGGCATATACTTTTTTGCCTGCCCTCGTACCattaaatgtaacaaaataaagttaaaaacCTAGATGCTCAAATTGGCCATATATGTTCTTTCTAACATGAATGATTGCTCTATATTGTGAACTTACCAATTTGGAAGTAAAACTAATCAGATTCAACAACTGCATAAGCTATAAACTGATGAGTTTTAGGCTGAAGAATTTTGTATGGCTGAGACTGAAAGGCTTAGCTCTGGATGCTACTTGGAGACGTGTTATGTTTTGTTATGAATTTTTATAATTGCTAGAACACATGACAAAACTAAAGTAGCGCATTGAGTTTTTGAAAACATGTCCTCTTTCACTGGTCTACTACATGCGAGTTCTTCATGTAAGTGGTCAACTTTTTGTTCTTTTACTAAGAAATCATATACCATGCATTTTTATCAGTTATTTTCCCTTGTTTACGAAGCATCTGTAACTAGCAATGCCCCTTGAAATGGTGTGCTTCTTGAagttaaacattttcttacttgAAATTCTCATGTGACGTGGCCACATAACACTGAAGCCTTCTACTGCCGGTCTGCAATTGGCAATCCTTTTTCTTGTCCTGTCCATTGTGCCTCTATGAAAAGAACTCTTTGAGATTGAAACTTATGCAGTTCTGAAGTCTGAATTACTTATCGGATTTAAAGGATTTTatgtgaaaataaaattaaagcacATAGAACAACAATCCGCTTTTGGCACACAGACATTGTCTTCAATAAAAAATCTCGGCAAAAGAGAGCATTTTAGAGGAAGAATGTGCGAAAAAGGGGTTTcccattattttatatatatatatatacacatatatgatTATTAGAGTTTGGTAAAATTAAAATTACAGTTATCTGTAAACCATTTTCCGGGCATTCCTATCAATTTCCGCAAAAAATAGAGGCaattttagtctaaatatttaaaaaatcttGACCGTTTGATGAGAAAGAGATGCACTTTTCGATGCTTAGTGGGAAGCCAGACAAGTGACGTGGAAAATGTGCATCAAGCAGTTGAATgaatcttttatttatttatttattttaactatAAACAATATAATTAATTAGCTAAAGCTTAATTGTATTTAATTCCTGTTTATATGATAATTAGTAGATGTCAATATGATTGGCATATGAATTAATCAGATGATGGCATATAAATATTGGCATGCAACTAATCACTCTCTCCCCATAAACAGAAAAGATATATATTCCtctctaattaaacactttattttctttttttttaataaaaaaaaacacttttctttaaaaaaaaaaagcaattccACATCaccaaaaataaatttgaaaatcatACGTTGCGTTGCACCATGCCATTGCCACGTACTATTCTCAACACGGTTACACCACGCATTCGCAGGTGATCAACCCTTCATCGCTAAGATTTGCCACCTTCTCTCTTATAAATTAATGTCCTTCGAATTCTATTCCACATCTAATCATCTCCATATCTCAGCTGATTTCCATCATCAAAAATGGAAGCAACCAAGTTGTTCTCATCTCCCATGCTTTCTCGGAGACCCTTTTTACCGCTCCAGCAAACAAAGAACACAAAGGAAGAGAGCCACAGTCCACGCCGGAAAATTCACGGTGAGCTGGCCGTTGTCATCAAGGCAAAAAGAGAAGGATTAAATGGAGGAGATTATTGGGGTCACACTGTGGATGAGAACATGATCGTTTTAAGAATGCGTATCAAGGATATGAAATTATTAGAGGGGAGACATCATGATGATCATCAGGATCCTTGTTCGGATTGGGAGAAGAAATATTACGTGCATTATAATGCAGATGTTTGTGAGGCAATGGGGTTGTTGCAGAATTAGTTAATGAATGTTAGACCTAGTTTGGGCTTAGGAACCGTAGCACTTGTCACTTTCTCTGTGCTATTATCTGCTGGAGTGGTTTTGTTTCATGCTCTAGAGATATCTAAGGGAATCAAATCCGGGTTTCATTTCATCTAAGTTAAAGCAAATAATAAATGTCTTTCTTTCACAAATATTCTAAATGAGATAATAAAATAAACTAAGGCCAGACCCAATCCAAACACCTAACTTATAAACTAGAATAATTCGTCTTGTCTTTTActactattattatttttttttttcgtttatTACCGACTTTATACTTGTCTAAGAAAATGCCAAGTGTGTGTTTTGCTTGGTGAGAAGCGATAGAATAATATAAGACATTGTAAAATACTAATAGATATAATAATTGTCATTATTTTCTGTGTTTGgtgtaataaataattaattaatcaatattaaacaatttaaaaaaaaattaaaatccatTTGAGTTATAAATAGCATGATCAACTGaaagataatttatataaattagcaTATCTTaataaaattgtcataattttattaaaaaatattttttcattgaATCATCTGTGTGTATTTACCTTAAAAAAACAAAAGTGATGAGTCAGGAGGCTTAGTTATATGCTATAATATTTTgatcatatattttattaataaaattaaaaacttGTGCTGCAATTGTGTAAAGGTATTTAATGCGATTATGGGTGTATCATCTTTAGAAGTTACACTTCCATTTCTTCCCGATGAAGTATCTAGAGAAACTACTttgtttcttcttcatttttcttctccAAAAGAAGAAACCACTTTGCTTATCCGCAGAAATTTCGTCTCTATGCAATGAGCCACACGGCACTTCTGCTTGCTGCCAAGTGCTGCACTTCAATGCGCGTAAATAACAGTAATGCCACAAACTCGGTTTTGCGCAGGCTATAAATACCCCCGTTCATTCTTCTCTTTCAATTCGTACAATCTTTCCATTCTTGAGCACCTTTTCACTAATGGAATCAACAAAGCTTTTCTCCTCCCCACAGCAAACTCCACGGCAACAGTTTTCCACCAGGAAACCGTGCTGTCGGCGACTAAGCATAGCCATGGCCTTTAATAAACGAGACCATAACGATCATGGTAGCCTTGTGGATGATAACATGATTGTACTGAGAGTACGTATGAGGGAGATGAAGATGATGGAGGAATTTGATTATCCACCTTCCCATTGGATGGAGTGGGAGAAGCAATATTATGCGCACCATAACTACAATACTGATATTTGTGAAGCTGTAGGTCTGCTACAAAATTTCTTGATGAATATCAGGCCAAGTCTGGCTTTAGGGATTCTAGCACTTCTTTCCACTTGTGTGCTCATCTCTACTGGGGTGGTTTTCTCCCATGCCATAGAGATCACTAAGAGAATTTTGTCTGGGTTTCATCTTGGCTAATATCCATGTACCTATGAAAAAACTCCATTTAAGTTCAATGGTTTCTTGTTatgatattattaattaaattttaacatatGGTAAGGTGTATTATTAGATCCTCATTTATGTTTGGAAAGTTATGATTTTTAAGGAACATTTATGAGCAATGATGGTCTCACAATTCCTTTACTTAAAAGAAGTGCGAGACGTATttaggaggaagaaggaagacGAATAAGTGATGTGCAAAAAGATAGGGATGCTTTGCTTTTCATTCATTACAAAATTAAGCAAATGATAATTACTTTCATGTCCTTTTAAGGCAAAGCTTCTCTGCTTTTCTATAAAGTCGCTAATGTTTTGGGCGAAACCAtaaagtatttttttttcttttgtaaattttttCAATTATGATGTaactagaaattatatttaatcatattaaaaaattaacttaCAACCACTTATTGTAATAAAAGTTATTAATGTTCAAATCTTCTTCtattaaacaataaaaaataatatttaaaaattttttttataaaaaataaaaataaatttattatatttacttttttttttttaattttcctcattgccttttttttctttttatatagtcgaaattgatttttttttatttgacatTCAAGttgaaattaaacataaaattttgttattttaattatatatataaaactgcACTTGGCTGCGTTATGTATAATAAATGCCTTGCCAGTAGTTAAAGCGACTCACATACTTCGTGAAGGTAACTCTGTGGCAGATTCCTCGGCAAAGTAAGGCTTGAATCGCATATTTGATTTCATTgcgttattttaaatttttttttagctTGTATGTCGATTTTGGGGATCTATTTTGCTTTCGGTCTAATGATTTTTGTTTTGAATCAGTTTTAtttgggcttttttttttttgaccaaATTATTTGGGCTTTGTTGCATCTTATTACTCTGCTTTTGTTTGAACTTGTGTCCTCGACTTATTTTGTATCCAGTCTGTTCTGTTTTGTATGCCGTTGATGTACCTCAACagggttatttatttatttatttaggatTTATTtggtattattattaaaattattgttaaaaaaaatatttttttaaatataacagttagagaatattaaaaaataatttaaattttaatttaataaattttatttataaaaacactaaaataataaaataatttttttaaacttattttttttaataacatttaaaatgCTGTTTtcattcaaaaaaataattttaatctttTAAACATAATGCCACTAGAGTTGAATGATGACTCATACTAaggattttctgaaaatatattaataaaaattcttatatttataaaaaaaaaagtctttaTCTTTTACTTATAAGACTACCattaattaaaacaaaaatta
Proteins encoded:
- the LOC110658992 gene encoding ATP-dependent Clp protease proteolytic subunit 3, chloroplastic, translating into MERGLTCVAASQSTSPLCFSSHTFIHKQLLLPVITTDGKATITSTRRKPLAVRAWNVGTRRQTLSGNWDVANFYSFATSASSLPRFEELDMTNMLLRQRIIFLGSQVDDVAADFIISQLLFLDAEDPTKDIKLFINSPGGSVTAGMGIYDAMKLCKADVSTICLGLAASMGAFLLASGSKGKRFCMPNGRVMIHQPLGTAGGKATEMSIRIREMNYHKIKLNKILSRATGKPVEQIEVDTDRDNFMDAWEAKEYGLVDAVIDDGKPGLVAPLADASPPPKTRVWDLWKVEGSKKARKNLPSEQKILDNGYVGVQGGDEDRGTDQEREEPTST
- the LOC110658967 gene encoding uncharacterized protein LOC110658967 → MESTKLFSSPQQTPRQQFSTRKPCCRRLSIAMAFNKRDHNDHGSLVDDNMIVLRVRMREMKMMEEFDYPPSHWMEWEKQYYAHHNYNTDICEAVGLLQNFLMNIRPSLALGILALLSTCVLISTGVVFSHAIEITKRILSGFHLG
- the LOC131174685 gene encoding uncharacterized protein LOC131174685; the encoded protein is MEATKLFSSPMLSRRPFLPLQQTKNTKEESHSPRRKIHGELAVVIKAKREGLNGGDYWGHTVDENMIVLRMRIKDMKLLEGRHHDDHQDPCSDWEKKYYVHYNADVCEAMGLLQN